One window of the Salvelinus alpinus chromosome 13, SLU_Salpinus.1, whole genome shotgun sequence genome contains the following:
- the LOC139537299 gene encoding platelet-activating factor acetylhydrolase IB subunit alpha2-like isoform X3, whose protein sequence is MVQLMQQYEIWRELFSPLHALNFGIGGDTTCNVLWRLQNGELDNIRPKVTVVWVGTNNHEHSAEQVAGGILAIAQLLTSRLPKTKVVVLGLLARGDGPNPLREKNAAVNGFLRSWLPRLGQAQFLDVGAGFVHSDGTISTRDMFDFLHLTAAGYRAIAKPLSDLLLQILDETPEEKRASLV, encoded by the exons ATGGTGCAGCTAATGCAGCAATACGAG ATCTGGCGGGAGCTTTTCTCTCCACTGCACGCGCTCAACTTTGGAATCGGGGGAGACACCACCTGTAATGTGCTGTGGAGGCTGCAGAATGGAGAACTGGACAACATCAGGCCCAAG GTGACAGTGGTGTGGGTAGGAACCAACAATCACGAGCACTCAGCTGAGCAAGTTGCAGGGGGAATCCTTGCCATTGCACAGCTGCTCACCTCCCGTCTTCCTAAGACTAAGGTTGTTGTTCTG GGTCTGTTGGCAAGGGGTGACGGGCCCAACCCGCTGCGGGAGAAGAACGCGGCGGTGAATGGCTTCCTGCGCTCCTGGCTGCCGCGGCTGGGCCAGGCCCAGTTCCTGGACGTGGGGGCGGGCTTTGTGCACTCTGACGGGACCATCTCCACACGGGACATGTTTGATTTCCTGCACCTGACGGCGGCAGGCTACCGGGCCATCGCCAAGCCCCTCAGTGACCTACTGCTGCAGATACTGGATGAGACGCCTGAGGAGAAGAGGGCCTCGCTGGTCTGA
- the LOC139537299 gene encoding platelet-activating factor acetylhydrolase IB subunit alpha2-like isoform X1, which yields MSGDEINPAAVAQAVEDVQGDDRWMSQHTRFVQECKDAEPEVLFIGDSMVQLMQQYEIWRELFSPLHALNFGIGGDTTCNVLWRLQNGELDNIRPKVTVVWVGTNNHEHSAEQVAGGILAIAQLLTSRLPKTKVVVLGLLARGDGPNPLREKNAAVNGFLRSWLPRLGQAQFLDVGAGFVHSDGTISTRDMFDFLHLTAAGYRAIAKPLSDLLLQILDETPEEKRASLV from the exons ATGAGTGGTGATGAGATTAACCCCGCAGCAGTGGCCCAGGCAGTAGAGGACGTACAGGGAGATGACCGCTGGATGTCCCAG CACACACGGTTTGTTCAGGAGTGTAAGGACGCGGAGCCGGAGGTGCTGTTTATAGGAGACTCCATGGTGCAGCTAATGCAGCAATACGAG ATCTGGCGGGAGCTTTTCTCTCCACTGCACGCGCTCAACTTTGGAATCGGGGGAGACACCACCTGTAATGTGCTGTGGAGGCTGCAGAATGGAGAACTGGACAACATCAGGCCCAAG GTGACAGTGGTGTGGGTAGGAACCAACAATCACGAGCACTCAGCTGAGCAAGTTGCAGGGGGAATCCTTGCCATTGCACAGCTGCTCACCTCCCGTCTTCCTAAGACTAAGGTTGTTGTTCTG GGTCTGTTGGCAAGGGGTGACGGGCCCAACCCGCTGCGGGAGAAGAACGCGGCGGTGAATGGCTTCCTGCGCTCCTGGCTGCCGCGGCTGGGCCAGGCCCAGTTCCTGGACGTGGGGGCGGGCTTTGTGCACTCTGACGGGACCATCTCCACACGGGACATGTTTGATTTCCTGCACCTGACGGCGGCAGGCTACCGGGCCATCGCCAAGCCCCTCAGTGACCTACTGCTGCAGATACTGGATGAGACGCCTGAGGAGAAGAGGGCCTCGCTGGTCTGA
- the LOC139537299 gene encoding platelet-activating factor acetylhydrolase IB subunit alpha2-like isoform X2 codes for MSGDEINPAAVAQAVEDVQGDDRWMSQIWRELFSPLHALNFGIGGDTTCNVLWRLQNGELDNIRPKVTVVWVGTNNHEHSAEQVAGGILAIAQLLTSRLPKTKVVVLGLLARGDGPNPLREKNAAVNGFLRSWLPRLGQAQFLDVGAGFVHSDGTISTRDMFDFLHLTAAGYRAIAKPLSDLLLQILDETPEEKRASLV; via the exons ATGAGTGGTGATGAGATTAACCCCGCAGCAGTGGCCCAGGCAGTAGAGGACGTACAGGGAGATGACCGCTGGATGTCCCAG ATCTGGCGGGAGCTTTTCTCTCCACTGCACGCGCTCAACTTTGGAATCGGGGGAGACACCACCTGTAATGTGCTGTGGAGGCTGCAGAATGGAGAACTGGACAACATCAGGCCCAAG GTGACAGTGGTGTGGGTAGGAACCAACAATCACGAGCACTCAGCTGAGCAAGTTGCAGGGGGAATCCTTGCCATTGCACAGCTGCTCACCTCCCGTCTTCCTAAGACTAAGGTTGTTGTTCTG GGTCTGTTGGCAAGGGGTGACGGGCCCAACCCGCTGCGGGAGAAGAACGCGGCGGTGAATGGCTTCCTGCGCTCCTGGCTGCCGCGGCTGGGCCAGGCCCAGTTCCTGGACGTGGGGGCGGGCTTTGTGCACTCTGACGGGACCATCTCCACACGGGACATGTTTGATTTCCTGCACCTGACGGCGGCAGGCTACCGGGCCATCGCCAAGCCCCTCAGTGACCTACTGCTGCAGATACTGGATGAGACGCCTGAGGAGAAGAGGGCCTCGCTGGTCTGA